A window of Syntrophales bacterium genomic DNA:
AGAAAAGCGGGACTATCGCAATCAGTATAATTATTGAAACTGTTGTCTGCAAGCGGCTGCTCCTGACTGCAAGCGTTGCGCAAACAATTATCATGGAAATAATGAGGATAATTTCGTAGGGGCCAAGGTGAAAAGCAGTTAGCAGTACCAGAAGGCTTCCAATTCCAGAGCCAGACATATTGGAAAAATATATCTTGTAAATATTATCGGTACAGACTGAAAAACTGAGTCCTATGCATACGGCACCGAAGAAAAAAGGTGTAAACATGGCTAAGCTGATGAAGATAAGATTCAATGTTTCATACGGCTGCCAGACTATCATAAGCGGATTGAAGGCAATCAGATAACTTAAATAAATATTAATCCAGATGGATAGAAGCAGCAGAAGAGGGAAGAGATATAAGACCGTTGAAAAGTGTTTTTTCAGTCTTGTCTTGAATAGAAAAATAAAGGTTCCGCTTGAGCCAAAGCCGAGCAGGGCAATACTGACAATCAGGTAAGCGAAGTGATGCCAGTACTGTATGGAAAATATCTTGAACAGGAGAATCTCGTAGGCAATGAGGGCAGCCGAGACAAGGAGTACGGAAACCTGGATTTTCTTTAATGACGGGTAGGGTGTCATGTTCAATGTCATCCTGAACGTGGTTCAGTATCTCTCTATAACGAGATTCTGAAATAAATTCAGAATGACAAAGAGGGGATGTCATCCTGAACTTGCTTTAGTATCAGTTACTTGTGCTTGCCGGTAAGGGGTACAAAGCGTACTGACATCAGGTTTCGGGTGGTTATTTCCCCGGCATTGTCCTTTTCTACGAGAACCAGACTCTGAATCATAAAGCGGCCGCCAACCGGAATGATCATCCTGCCGCCTTTTTTGAGCTGTTTCAAAAGAGGTGGCGGAACATGACCGGCCGCGGCGGTTACTATTATGGCATCGAATGGCGCGTGCTCCTGCCAGCCGTAATAACCATCGCCGCATGTGACATCAACATTCTTATACCCGAGTTTTTCCAATCTGAGCGATGCCGATTCTGCAAGCTCCGGGATTATCTCAATTGTAGACACCTTTTTTACAATGCAGGAGAGAATCGCTGCCTGGTAGCCTGAACCTGTTCCTATCTCAAGCACATTGCTCTCTTCATCCAGATTGAGGATTTCCGTCATGTATGCCACAACATAGGGCTGAGAGATTGTCTGTCCGTAACCGATCGGAAGAGGTGTATCATCATAGGCCATGGGAACCCTCTTTTCGGGGACGAACTGATGGCGCGGAACAGACATCATCGCCTGAATGACGTCTCTGTTACGTATACCCCTCCTGACAATCTGTTCGTCTACCATTTCTTTTCTCATAGCCGCAAATATCCTCTCATTAAATTCGGTTTTAGACGTCCCTTTTACCGGTGAGATGGCTACGACAAGAAAAACCAGGGCCGATATTGATATTATTTTCCAGAATTTATTCATTTTTATGATATCATCTTTTGCATGAGTTTGAGATTGCTTCATCCGCCAAAGGCGGATTCGTAATGACACAGCATGGACATTTTGCGAAGCTCTCCAGTTAGCGGTGAGAAATGTTTTATAAAGTTGCTGC
This region includes:
- a CDS encoding protein-L-isoaspartate(D-aspartate) O-methyltransferase, whose protein sequence is MNKFWKIISISALVFLVVAISPVKGTSKTEFNERIFAAMRKEMVDEQIVRRGIRNRDVIQAMMSVPRHQFVPEKRVPMAYDDTPLPIGYGQTISQPYVVAYMTEILNLDEESNVLEIGTGSGYQAAILSCIVKKVSTIEIIPELAESASLRLEKLGYKNVDVTCGDGYYGWQEHAPFDAIIVTAAAGHVPPPLLKQLKKGGRMIIPVGGRFMIQSLVLVEKDNAGEITTRNLMSVRFVPLTGKHK